Genomic segment of Paraburkholderia fungorum:
ATGCTGGCCGCGCCGAAAAAAGATAGTGCGAGCGCGGGAATGCCGGTCGCGAACATGTGGTGAATCCACACGACAAAGCCGATGATCATAGTCGCGACGGTCGATAGCGCCACCGCCCCGTAGCCGACGAGCGGCCGGCGGCAAAAGACCGGCAACGCGTCGGAAACAATGCCCATGGCCGGCAATACGACCGCGTAAACCCACGGGTGCGCGAATATCCAGAACAGGTGCTGCCAGAGCAGCGGACGGCCGCCGTCGAGGACATCGAAGAAGTGCGTGCCGATGCGCCGGTCCATCCATAGCATAAAGAATGCAAGGCTCACCGAAGGCACAGCCAACAGGTTGCCGCCCGACGCGGTCAGGGTGCCCCACACCAGCACGGGCATCCGGTCGAGCGACATGCCCGGTGCGCGCATCCGCAACAGGGTCACGACGAAGTTCATCGATCCCACTGTCGTGGAAATGCCGAGCAGAACCATGCCGAGCGCGTAAATGTCGATATTCGGCCCAGTGCTGTACTGCGGGCCCGAAAGCGGCACGTAATTGAACCAGCCCGCGTCCGGCGCCTGCCCCGCCGGAAAACTCGTGTACAGAAAAATCCCCGCGAATAGAAAGATCCAATACGACAATGCATTCAAACGCGGAAACGCCATGTCGCGCGCGCCGAGCACGAGCGGCCACAGATAGTTCGAAAAGCCGGAAAGCACCGATAACGCGTACAAAAAGATCATCGTGACGCCGTGCATCGTGAACAGCTGGTTGTACTGTTCGGGCGTGAGGATGGTCGCATCGGGCCGCGCGAGCTGGATGCGCATGATGAGCGCTTCAACGCCACCCATCAGCAGAAACACGAATGCGGTGACCAGATAGCGCAGGCCGATCGTTTTGTGATCCACGGTGGAGAGCCAGCCTCGCCAACCCGGCGGTGATTCCCATATTTCGCGCAGGCGTTTTTCCGCGACACTGCCGGGAGGCACGCGTCCACGCTGCGGCGTGCGTAACGTGCGTTGCATGCCTTGCTGTGAAGCGGGTTCAGCATGATCGGACATGCGATGACGCTCCCTAATTATTGACGGGACCTTCAATGCAGCGTCGCCAAGTACGCCGACAACGCCGCAGCATCGCTTGCGCTCAGCGGGATATCCGGCATCAGCGATTCGGGTTTTATCCTCTGCGCGTGTTGAATCCAGTCGAGCAGATGATCCGGTGTGTTGGTCAACGCTCCGGCCGCGATCGAGCGGCGTGAGCCGAGATGCGTCAGATCGGGCGCTTGCCGGCCCACGGCATCGGTGCCGCGGATCATGTGACAGCCGGCGCAGCGCTCGGCGAAAAGCTGCTTGCCAGCATCGACCGTATCGGCATTCGTCAAAGCAATCGGCCGCGCTTGCGCGTCCCGCCATGCGTTGAACTCATCAGGTGTCTGTGCCACCACTTCGAAGGCCATATGGGCATGTTGCTCGCCGCAAAACTGCGAACACTGCCCCCGATAGATACCGGGCCGGTCGGCCTCGATCCACTGCTCGTTGGTTTGGCCCGGGATTGTCTGGGTTTTGCCTGCCAGTTGCGGCACCCAGAAAGCGTGCACGACATCAGCGCTTTTCAGCGCAATCCTCACCGGCTCGCCAACCGGGATATGAATTTCGTTGGCGGTGCTGAAACGGTGCGCAGGATTGGGATCGTCGACGTAGTCCACCTTCCACCACCAGTCATAGGCGGTGACCGTCACGGTCAACTGCGGGTGTGTGGCAGGCGATGCTACCGCGCCGAGCGTGAGCAGGATATAGACAAGCATCGCGAACAGGGCGACCGACGACACGCCGGTGCCGATGTAAAGCCAGCGCATGCCGCCCGTCGCCGCGACCAGCGAGTCGGCGCGGACGACCGGGCGCGTACGGAGGATCGCAACAATCAAAAGCGCTGCAACGACGCCTGTGACAACAACCGCGACACCGGTCAGCACCCAGCCGAGATGCATGGTCGGGATCGCCGAAGGTCCATCTGCATGCAGAAAGTAGTTGAGAGGCGCAGACGGATGGGCTTGCGCTAACGAAGCGGTAGACGCGGCGCCAAGCGCCGGAATCAGAATAAGTGCAGTCGATCCAGCGGTTAGGGGCCGTTGTTTGACATATGCTGGCGCCAATCGCATGGAACCTCTCCTCACCGCCGTCGCTCAGCCAATGCAGGGTGTCGTACCGCGCACGATTTGGCGCGTCGACTAATACGGGCCGGCAAGGATCGGGCCACTGCAAACGAATAAATACTGTTCGCGTGACGCTTCACCCATTCGCGCCCTCCTCTACCTGCGGTAAATGGCTCCTATGTAGTCAGATACGCTGTCGCGCGGGTCGGCCAATGTCATAGCCGCGCTGATTCGAGTTCACCCCGACCGCCTGGCGGCGTATAGTCGAGCGCCGGTTCTGGCGAGCGCCCTGCTTCTCCAAACGGAAAGCGCCGCTGCGGGGCAGCCCCGGCGTAATTCTCTATCCATTCCAAAAAATAACTCGCTATAACGCGCCCCCTTATGAACGTCGGGCACGCCACCTGCTAACGTTGTGGCGCTTCAGCCGCGGTCGCTCACCACCGTCAGCGCGTAATGCGGTTTTCCAGCGACTAAAGCTCATTAGCAGAATTTTAACTGCGGGCATACGCCTGCGTTTTAAGACGTAAAGAGGAATTTATGGCAACAGGTACCGTGAAGTCACTCCGGACGGTGGCGGCGAAGATCTCTTTGCTCACTTTTCGGAGATTCAATCCAGCGGCTTCAAGTCGCTGCAGGAAAACCAGAACGTGACCTTTGAAGTGAAGCAGGGTCCGAAGGGCAAGCAGGCGTCGAATATCCAGGCGAGCTAAATCTTTAGTGCGGCTGCGGCAACGCGCCAGCAGCTCTCCAACCGGAAGAAACCCATGCAAGCATCTCCAGGCCGGGCAGACATTGAGTTACGAGCGTATTACCTTTGGGAATCTAACGGGCGACCGGCAGG
This window contains:
- the ctaD gene encoding cytochrome c oxidase subunit I — its product is MSDHAEPASQQGMQRTLRTPQRGRVPPGSVAEKRLREIWESPPGWRGWLSTVDHKTIGLRYLVTAFVFLLMGGVEALIMRIQLARPDATILTPEQYNQLFTMHGVTMIFLYALSVLSGFSNYLWPLVLGARDMAFPRLNALSYWIFLFAGIFLYTSFPAGQAPDAGWFNYVPLSGPQYSTGPNIDIYALGMVLLGISTTVGSMNFVVTLLRMRAPGMSLDRMPVLVWGTLTASGGNLLAVPSVSLAFFMLWMDRRIGTHFFDVLDGGRPLLWQHLFWIFAHPWVYAVVLPAMGIVSDALPVFCRRPLVGYGAVALSTVATMIIGFVVWIHHMFATGIPALALSFFGAASMVIAIPSAVATFAWIATIWTGRPVFRVPFFYFAGFVLLFVIGGVSGVMTAAIPLDWQLTDTYFVVAHLHYVLLGINVFPVIGGIYFWFPKFTGKMMSERLGKLGFWVLFIGFNVAFFPMHIAGLLGMPRRIYTYPPDMGWNTVNLVTSLGSFLFAAGVLIFLIDLLTSFKHGKPAVDNPWDAPTLEWSVSSPPPPYNFAVVPSLASRHPLWEGRLDEPGATAHTRSQLEEGYLLAQGREALGTSALEANPDVILKMPGDSYAPFWLAVFATLVFAGLAAGAWAFAGAMVCGCALSIIVWLWPERALIQREPATVRDAGD
- the coxB gene encoding cytochrome c oxidase subunit II; this encodes MRLAPAYVKQRPLTAGSTALILIPALGAASTASLAQAHPSAPLNYFLHADGPSAIPTMHLGWVLTGVAVVVTGVVAALLIVAILRTRPVVRADSLVAATGGMRWLYIGTGVSSVALFAMLVYILLTLGAVASPATHPQLTVTVTAYDWWWKVDYVDDPNPAHRFSTANEIHIPVGEPVRIALKSADVVHAFWVPQLAGKTQTIPGQTNEQWIEADRPGIYRGQCSQFCGEQHAHMAFEVVAQTPDEFNAWRDAQARPIALTNADTVDAGKQLFAERCAGCHMIRGTDAVGRQAPDLTHLGSRRSIAAGALTNTPDHLLDWIQHAQRIKPESLMPDIPLSASDAAALSAYLATLH
- a CDS encoding cold-shock protein; this translates as MYGNRYREVTPDGGGEDLFAHFSEIQSSGFKSLQENQNVTFEVKQGPKGKQASNIQAS